A segment of the Yersinia rochesterensis genome:
GACGGCGACCGGCAATGTCGTGAAGCGCTCGATGATGCCGCTGTTAGGCGCGACTGTGATTGCCATTTTAGCTTTTGCCCCTATTGGCTTGTCCAACGATGCAACCGGTGAATATTGTAAATCGCTATTCCAAGTGTTGCTGATCTCGCTGATGTTGAGCTGGATTACTGCACTGACGCTGACGCCGGTATTTTCCAAGTGGGCATTCCAGAACCAAAAGCCAGCGAAAGTGGATGCCGATAAACCCGCTAAGCAACCTTATGATGGCTGGTTGTTCCGCTATTATCGTGTGGTATTGAATAAGTTACTGCAATACCGTGCAGTCACTTTGATCCTACTGGCGGCAATGTTAGTGGCGTCGGTGGTGGGCTTTGGCAATGTTCGTCAGAGCTTCTTCCCACCATCAAATACGCCTATCTTCTTTGTTGATATTTGGCTGCCGAATGGCACGGATATCAGTTATACCGAAGGAGTAGCCAATAAGGTCGAGCAGTATATCAAGCAGCAAAAAGGGGTGGCTGACACCATGGCGACGATAGGTCAGGGCGCGATGCGCTTTATGCTGACCTATAACGCCCAGCGTCATTATCCTAACTATGCGCAGGTGATGGTTCGGACTGAACAGCTAGACCAAATCCCAGGTTTGATTGATGAAATCGAAGCCTATATGCATGACGAATACCCGCAAGTTGATGCACAAATAAAACGCATCATGTTCGGGCCGTCAAACAACAGTTCCATTGAAGCCCGCTTTATTGGGCCGGACCCAGAGGTATTACGCAGTTTGGCCGCACAGGCGGAAAAAGCGATCATTGCTGATCCGATGGCGGATGGTGCGCGGCATGACTGGCAAGATCGTAGCAAAATGATCCGGCCACAATTCTCGGACTATCTGGGCCGCGAGTTGGGTGTGGATAAACGCGAGGTTGATGGCACCTTGCGCATGAGCTTTGGTGGCTTGCCTGTCGGGTTATACCGCGATGGCACCCGCCTGATGCCGATTGTCCTGCGCACGCCGGATTCCGAGCGCCTCAATGCCGAACGGTTAAATGACGTGATGGTTTGGAGTCAGGCGCGTCTTGCCTTTATCCCGATCGATAACGTCGTCACCAGTTTTGAAACTGAGTGGGAAGACCCGCTGATTATGCGTTTGGATCGCAAACGGACATTGACGGTGCAAACGGATCCGACCCAGCAGGGCGGCGAAACTTCAGCTGAGTTATTGCAGCGTATCAGACCGGGTGTTGAAGCTGTTCAACTGCCACGCGGCTATGAACTTGAATGGGGTGGTGACTACGAAAGTACCAAAGAAGCACAACGCGGTATTTTCATCAGTTTACCGATAGCATTCCTGATTATGTTTGTGGTGACCGTCTTGATGTTTAGCTCAGTGCGTAACGCGCTGGCTATCTGGCTGACGGTGCCATTAGCGCTGATTGGTGTGACAGTGGGCTTCTTGCTGACCGGTATTCCTTTTGGCTTTATGGCTTTATTGGGGCTGTTAAGTCTGAGTGGAATGTTGATCCGTAACGGTATTGTGCTGGTGGAAGAAATTGGCTTACAGCGGCAGGAAAAACCGCTGCGCGACGCCATTATTGATGCTTCCACCGCGCGTTTGCGTCCTATTATGCTAACTGCATTTACCACTGTATTGGGGCTGGCTCCGCTGCTTAGCGATGCTTTCTTCCAAAGTATGGCGGTGGTGATTATGTTCGGTCTGGGCTTTGCTACCGTGCTGACATTACTGGTGCTGCCAGTGATTTACAGCTGTATGAATCCAGAACCTAAAACACCTTCGCATGACGAGCCAGTCAGTGAATAACGGGTGCAGTGAATAACAAATGGATAGTGGCGTGTTACCGCGCCTGAAATAACCTTAACAGCCCCATTATTGGGGCTGTTTTTTTTTGCGCGACACCCAATGGCCTTGATTCCTTTTGATGTCGCCAAAGCATTCTGTGCACTACCTCTCTTCCTCCTCAGATTACGCACAATTTTGTTCCATAATGAAACGTCATCCACCTATCTACGTTTCATTATGGAACGTTTTCACATTCGATTCTCAGCTTGTTTTTTGCGCTTATAGTGGTTCCAGTTTCATTAAATTGACCCTAAAAAATAGTCATTCTTACATTATATCTACGCAACAGGAGCAAGATATGCTGAAAGTCATTCAATCTCCGTCTAAATATATTCAAGGTGCTAATGCACTACAGTCTATTGGCCAATTCGCTAAGTTACTGGCTAATAACTATTTTATTATTGCTGATGATTTTGTAATGAAGCTAACGGCAGATGCGGTTGGCACCAGTCTACAAGCGAGTGAGCTAGAAAATCATTTTAGCCGCTTTAATGGCGAATGTTCCCGCCACGAAATTGAGCGGCTGACGGTTGAGCTGAAAAAACATCACTGCAATGGTGTGATTGGTATTGGTGGCGGGAAAACCCTCGATACAGCTAAAGCGATTGCTCACTATCAGCATATTCCGGTGATTGTGGTGCCCACCATTGCTTCTACCGATGCGCCAACCAGTGCGTTATCAGTAATTTATACCGAACAGGGCGAATTCGCTGAATATCTGATTTACCCTAAAAATCCTGACATTGTATTGATGGATACCGCGATTATTGCCAAAGCGCCAGTGCGCTTGCTGGTCGCCGGTATGGGCGACGCGCTCTCGACTTACTTTGAAGCTCAAGCTTGTTTCGATGCCAAAGCTATCAGCATGGCCGGCGGCGCTTCGACATTAGCCGCAGTGACTCTGGCCCGTTTATGCTACGAAACCCTACTGGCAGAGGGCTACAAAGCCAAGTTGGCGGTGGAAGCCGGCGTGGTCACCGAAGCTGTAGAACGCATCATCGAAGCCAATACTTATCTGAGCGGCATTGGTTTTGAAAGTAGTGGTTTGGCGGCGGCCCACGCCATTCATAACGGTTTCACTGTATTGGAAGAGTGTCATCACCTGTATCACGGTGAGAAAGTGGCTTTCGGCACCTTGGCGCAGCTCGTGCTTCAGAACAGCAGTATGGAAGAGATCGAAACCGTGCTCTCATTCTGCCAACAATTAGGTCTACCAATCACATTGGCGGAAATGGGTGTTTCACAGGATATCGAGCACAAAATTCGTGCGGTCGCCGAGGCCAGCTGTGCCGAAGGTGAAACTATTCACAACATGCCGTTTGCCGTCACAGCAGACAGCGTTTATGCCGCTATTATTGTGGCTGACCGTTTAGGCCAGGCTTTCCTCGATTAAAGCGTGTGGCAAATTGATAGACAAACTAACTGACTGAGTTTGCCGGTGTTCCTCAGCATCGGCAGCCCTATTTTCCAAGCATTCCCGTTCGCGGAGCATAAAATGAAAAAATTAATTAACAGCGTTGAGAGTGTATTGCAGGAACAAATTAAGGGATTGGTTGAAGCCCATCCGGAGCTGGCATTGCATCAGGAACCGCTTTTTATCACTCGGGCAGATGCGCCGGTGAAGGGCAAAGTCGCCTTGATGTCGGGGGGGGGCAGTGGCCATGAACCCATGCATTGTGGTTTTATCGGCGAAGGTATGCTGGATGGGGCTTGCCCCGGTGAGATTTTCACCTCACCGACGCCAGATCAAATGTATGAGTGTGGCCAAGCCATTGATGGCGGGCAGGGCGTGCTGATGCTAATTAAAAATTACACCGGCGATATTCTGAACTTTGAAACGGCGGCAGAGCTACTACATGCCGGTGGAACGGCGGTTGGCACCGTGGTGATTGATGATGATGTTGCCGTCAAAGACAGCCTGTACACCGCCGGGCGGCGCGGGGTAGCCAATACGGTCATTATTGAAAAACTACTGGGTGCCGCTGCGGTTCGTGGTGATTCACTGGATGAATGTGTGGCGCTCGGTCAAAAAATTAATAATCAAGGGCATTCAATCGGTGTCGCGCTTGGAGCCTGTACGGTGCCAGCAGCGGGTAAACCGTCCTTTATCTTAGCTGAAAACGAGATGGAATTTGGGGTTGGGATCCATGGCGAACCCGGTATCGAACGGCGGCCATTTATTTCTTTGAATGATACTGTGGATGCGATGTTCCAGACCCTAATTGACCACGGCAGCTACCAGCGCACATTGCGTCATTGGGACAGACAGGCAGAAGACTGGAGTGAAACGCGCCAGAGCAAACAACCACTGGCGAAAGGCGATCGAGTCATTGCTCTGGTCAATAATTTGGGTGCGACGCCGCTATCAGAACTTTATGGTGTTTGGCATCGTCTAGCGGCCTGTTGCGCCGACTTTGGTTTGACCATTGAGCGCAAATTGATTGGCTCTTATTGCACCTCACTGGATATGCAGGGCATGTCCATCACGCTTTTGAAAGTGGATGATGAGCTGCTGTCATTGTGGGATGCCCCGGTGAATACACCGGCGCTGGTTAAAAAATAATGCATCAGGAGAAAACCATGGGACTTACCAAACAACAAATTGTCAGTTGGTTACAGCTCTGCGCTGAGGTTTTCAGCGAACAGCGGGATTTCCTGACACAGTTGGATACCGACATCGGTGATGGCGACCACGGCCTGAATATGAATCGCGGCTTTAATAAAGTGGTCGAAAAACTGCCCTCCTTTGCCGATAAAGACATTGGTTTTATCTTGAAGAATACCGGCATGACCCTGCTTTCAAGTGTCGGGGGAGCCAGCGGCCCCTTATTCGGGACTTTCTTTATCCGTGCAGCCCAAAGTACCAATGCTAAACAAAGCCTTGATCTTCCAGCAGTTTGTCAGATGTTTAAAGACGGGGTCGAAGGGGTGGTGATGCGCGGTAAAGCTGAGCCGGGCGATAAAACCATGTGCGATGTTTGGTGGGCAGTGGTCTCGCAACTTGAGCAAGCTAATCAACAGGGTGTGCCGCTGGTGGATGCTTTGCAGCAAACCGTCGCAAGTGCCCAGCAAGCATTGGCAGGGACTATTACTATGCAGGCCCGCAAAGGCCGCGCCAGTTATCTTGGCGAGCGAAGTATTGGTCATCAAGACCCTGGGGCGACATCAGCGATGTTGATGATGCAAGCGCTATGGCAGGTTGCCAGTCACTAATGTGGCTCAGCCGATAAGGTTATCAGGAGGAAAGATGGTCAATCTCGTTGTAGTTTCTCATAGCGCGCTGCTGGCTCAGGGTGTGGCCGAACTGGCACAGCAAATGACACAAGGGGGCTGCCAGTTAGCGGTAGCCGCCGGTGTAGACGATGTGGATCATCCTATCGGCACGGACGCCATTAAAGTGATGAAAGCCATTGAATCGGTTTACTCTTCCTCGGGTGTATTAGTGTTGATGGATTTAGGCAGCGCATTACTCAGTGCTGAAACGGCGCTGGAGTTATTAGACCCAGAGATGGCAAAAAATGTGCAGCTTTGCGCAGCTCCGCTGGTCGAAGGGACTTTGGCTGCGGTGGTTGCCGCCTCGTCCGGGGCCTCATTGAGCGAGGTTCGCGCTGAAGCCATGGAAGCTTTGGCCGCTAAAGCCGCGCAACTCGGTGAAAATGTCAGCACACCTGGTACCAACCAGACTGAAGCTATCAAGGTGACCCCTGATGCACAGAGTGTCAGTTGGGTGGTGCGCAATCCTAATGGATTACATGTCCGGCCAGCGGCTAAATTGGTTGAAGTATTAGCGCCATTTACAGCGGATTTACTGCTAGAAAAAAATGGTCAATGTGTGAATCCACGTAGCCTGAATCAGCTCGCCATTTTACAAGTACGCAAAGGCGATACTATTCGTTTGCTAGCCAGTGGCGAGCAAGCGGGTGAAGCCTTGGATGCTTTTATGCTGCTGGCGCATCAGCACTTTGGCGAATTGGTCACCACCACTGACAGCGGATTTACTGGTGTAATGGTTCCGCGTGGGATTATCACCGCGCCAATATTCCAGTGGCTACCTGCTATTCCGGTATTCTTACCGCAGACAATTAATGCTGGGCAAATTGCTAACGAGCAACTGCGATTACATCAGGCTCTGGCGCATACCATGGCTGATTTACAGCAATTGGCGCAGCAGGCAGAACACCAAATTAGTGCTCAGGCGGCGGCTATCTTTAATGCGCATGCCATGCTAATTGATGATGAAGAACTCTATCTGGCGATGGATCGGCGGATAGAACAGCAGTTAGTGTGTGCAGAGTCGGCATTACAGGATGAGTTAATGAGCATGGCGGCAGACTATTTGGCTCTGGATGATGACTATCTGCGCGTCCGCGAACTGGATATTCGCGATATTCTGAATCGTACTCTGGGCCATTTGACGGGGCTACCGCCAGTCGCCCTTACCCTAGACCGTGAAATTTTGTTATTAGCTGAGGAGCTATTCCCGTCACAAATGATTGGGCTGAATCGCCAGCAAGTAAAAGGAATTTGTTTAAGTAAGGGAAATATTTTCTCTCACAGCGCCATTTTGTCCACCGAATTAGATATTCCGATGTTAGTGGGTGCTACTGGTTGCCTTGAAAGCCGCCATAATGGCCAAAAAGCCCTATTAGATACCGCCACTGGAGAACTCAAACTCCAGTGAGCGGTATTGCCCTGAGTCAACTTAACGCTTTGAAATGGCAGCCTTAATTTAGGGCTGCTATTTGTGGAATTAAACTACGCAGTGGCGTCAAAATCTGGGTTTTCCAGTTATATTGCTCTTCTATTAGTGTGGCGCTTGCATGCCGGATGGTCTCTATTTCAAACTCCGTTAATTGGCCGATATGGTGGATGACCTCCGCTAAATGAGCAGCATCTCCTGGAATATGTAGGAACCCATTAATACCGTGCTCAACTTGCTCACTCAGCCCCCCTGAGTCGGCGACAACTAATATAGCCCCCTGCTTTCTGGCTAACCAGCGTGATTCCATAGGAATTAATCCATTCGGTTCATTTTCGGCAGAAAGAACGCACACGCGGGTATTACGCCACTGAATTAGGCAAGCCATCAGTTCGCGATCAAACGAATTTATAATCGAAGTGCGTACATCCAACTGGCTAGCTAATACTGATAATTCCGGTAAAACAGGATCACTCACGATTACGGCATGGATATCATTACCCAGGTAATTGGCTGCCTTCAGTAACAAATCATAGCGCTTATAATACACGCCTCTCCCTAACGTAATAGCCAGTGGGTATTCGAGTGATATTCCATAAGAAGATAGAGTGCTGCAGATTTCTTGTTCACTGCGTATTCGGAACCAGGGGTCATTGATATTTATCCCGGCGGGAACCGGTATAAATGTGTGTGGATCGGCACCATATTGTGAAACTAAATGATTAGCCAAAAAGTTGCTGATAGCACCGATTTTAATATTAGCATCAACCTTTGCCCATTGAATGGGTAATGATTCAGCCATAAGCCGTTCGGGATTGGGTAGTGGCATTTCATGATTAAATGCGGTGCCGTGAGAAACATAAATAACCTTTAAATTTATCTCTTCTGCTGCGGTATGTAAGCTGGCAATTAAAGGCGTAAATGAGAATGGCAGTTCATGACAGAATGCCAGGGTAATATCGTAATTTTCGCTGATATCAATAATTTTTGCAGCAGCAGCGGCCGAGGATATTTTCCAGTTTTGTATGTCGCCAAGAAAAGCATCACCGTAGGGCCATAAACACCCCGTCGCATTCCCTAATGTCATGTTTGGTACAGTAGAGAATGTACCGCCCATTTCATGAATTTTCTCTATATAATGGGCGTGACTATCAGCATCAAAAAAAATATTATATTTGCTGTATGCAATCTCAATAAAATGTGGCTCTAGCCAGATGTCATGAATAGACAATAAATCTACAATATCAGGAAGTGCTTGAATTTGCCCTCTAATATAAGAGCCGACACCACCAACAAAAATTTGAACCCCTTCTGTAGATAGATGAATAACACCTATTTTAAAGTTGTTTTTTTTGTGAAGTGGAAATATGTTTCCTTGCATATAACCCTCGGAATTTTAACGAGAAATATGATTTATAGATATGTAATTATTAGTCAGGAACTTATCTTCTTCGATACTCTATAATTATTGATAAATAAAAGATCTAAACCACAATTCAAAAATAAATCAATCGCATCCTTTGGCGTTTCTACTATGGGCATACCTTTAGTATTCAGTGAGGTGTTAAGCAAAATAGGTATTTTAGTCTCTTCAAAAAAACAGGTTATCAATTTATGAAATTTTCTATTGATATCCTTTTTAACAGTTTGAACACGAGCACTGCCATCGACATGGACAATTGAGGGGAGGTCAGCTCGGTATTGTTCTTTTACCTCGGCAATATATAGCATGTAGTCACTGTCATGACTCAAATGGAAATAGTCATGCACTTTCTCACACAACACCGCGGGAGCAAAAGGTCGGAAATCCTCGCGAAACTTCACATTGGCATTAATGTGATCTCTCATCTGTGAGCTGCGGGGGTCTGCTAAAATACTTCTATTACCTAAGGCGCGTGGCCCAAACTCTGACTCCCCCTGAAACCAGGCAATGACCTGACCAGATGCAATGGAATCGGCCGCCATGGTTTCAATATCTTCACAATAAGTGTATTCAATTTTATCAGTATATTTTTCAAGTTCTGTCACTACGCTAATATCATTATAGTTTTTTCCAAAATATGTTGAACCAGAATGTTTAACCCGCTCTTTCTTGAGGACTTCCAGCCAACCATAATAACAACACCCGATAGAAAGCCCATTATCACCAGCCGCAGGTTGGATATATAAATTATCGAACTTACATTCATTAATGAGTTTTTCATTCGCCGTGGCATTTAACGCAACTCCACCGGCATAAGCAAAGTTCGCCATAGGATGAAGTTGGTAATAATAGTTAAACAGGTAAAATAAGGCTTCTTCAAGTTTATTTTGTGCCCAATGCGCCAGATCTGCATAATATTGGAAGTTATCTTGAAAATGTGTCGGATGAGTATTCAGGAATGGGTCTATATTTGTCCACCAATCATTACGCAGTATCACTTTCCCTGAATTGAAAAAGAAAGGTTGCCAGCTAATAATATTTGCTCTTCCATAGGGAGCTAGGCCCATTAATTTACCAGCACAGTCAAGTTCACCAAAAATATACAAGGCTATTCCTTCGTAAAATTCCCCAATAGAGTTTTCTATTTCCCATGTTGAAACGGGATAGGTTTTTCTGTCCTTTCTGTTAACCCAGCGAGAAAAGTCTTTAAATATCGGCATCATTTTCCCATTTTGATAGACATAATAACTACATGTTTCCCAGTAGCGGTACCGATTATTAATATGAATATTACCTGTACCGGAGATACTCGTAATCATGTCATTACAATTATCTACACTGCCACCATGTCCATCAATAACGACAACACCCATATCATCATATGGGGATGTGCCTATTGCACTATAAGCATGAGCTAAATGATGGGAAAGTGTTACAACAGGAACCATGGGGGGGAGTTCCCTGTTTTTTCTATATTCTAATTGATCGCTAAAAAGTGGGTTGTGAGAGTTTTGTTCTACAATTAATGAAAGATCATTATATTCAATACCTGCGGCATCTAAACAATACTGAATAGTCATATTGTCATTAAATCCATCATGCTTTATTCTTGATATTCTTTCTTTTTCAATTGCAAATATAATCTCCCCATCCTTCATTAGACAGGTTGAGCCATCGTGGGATAAAACTGTACCAAGAATGTAAATTGGTTTTTTCATAATTAATATCCTTATTAATTTATAACAGAGTTAGTTAAGTCGTTAGTTAAGTCGTTAGTTAAGTAAATAAGCGAGCCTACGTGATATCGCGAGTGTTGTTAATGATGGATTAGCTGCGCCTGGTCGTGGGAATGTACTTGGGCCGATAGCAAATAGATTCTTAATATGATTAAATTCATGATTGTTATTTAATATTTCACCTAAGGGTAAAGTGCTACTTTCATGATTTTCTGTCCCTAGAGGGCTAATCCAAGTTATGGGCACATTGTAATTGGCGATCCTTGATGGTGAAAAAAACTGGTTGTGCACATCTCCCATAGTGCGGGCATGAATAATAAATCCCGCTTCAAAATCTAAAGGTTCAAATGGGATTTTTGTATCATTACATACATCACGCCAAAATATATTTAATTCATCTTTTTCTTTTTGTATTAGACTGTTGTCAAC
Coding sequences within it:
- the dhaM gene encoding dihydroxyacetone kinase phosphoryl donor subunit DhaM codes for the protein MVNLVVVSHSALLAQGVAELAQQMTQGGCQLAVAAGVDDVDHPIGTDAIKVMKAIESVYSSSGVLVLMDLGSALLSAETALELLDPEMAKNVQLCAAPLVEGTLAAVVAASSGASLSEVRAEAMEALAAKAAQLGENVSTPGTNQTEAIKVTPDAQSVSWVVRNPNGLHVRPAAKLVEVLAPFTADLLLEKNGQCVNPRSLNQLAILQVRKGDTIRLLASGEQAGEALDAFMLLAHQHFGELVTTTDSGFTGVMVPRGIITAPIFQWLPAIPVFLPQTINAGQIANEQLRLHQALAHTMADLQQLAQQAEHQISAQAAAIFNAHAMLIDDEELYLAMDRRIEQQLVCAESALQDELMSMAADYLALDDDYLRVRELDIRDILNRTLGHLTGLPPVALTLDREILLLAEELFPSQMIGLNRQQVKGICLSKGNIFSHSAILSTELDIPMLVGATGCLESRHNGQKALLDTATGELKLQ
- a CDS encoding carbamoyltransferase family protein, which produces MKKPIYILGTVLSHDGSTCLMKDGEIIFAIEKERISRIKHDGFNDNMTIQYCLDAAGIEYNDLSLIVEQNSHNPLFSDQLEYRKNRELPPMVPVVTLSHHLAHAYSAIGTSPYDDMGVVVIDGHGGSVDNCNDMITSISGTGNIHINNRYRYWETCSYYVYQNGKMMPIFKDFSRWVNRKDRKTYPVSTWEIENSIGEFYEGIALYIFGELDCAGKLMGLAPYGRANIISWQPFFFNSGKVILRNDWWTNIDPFLNTHPTHFQDNFQYYADLAHWAQNKLEEALFYLFNYYYQLHPMANFAYAGGVALNATANEKLINECKFDNLYIQPAAGDNGLSIGCCYYGWLEVLKKERVKHSGSTYFGKNYNDISVVTELEKYTDKIEYTYCEDIETMAADSIASGQVIAWFQGESEFGPRALGNRSILADPRSSQMRDHINANVKFREDFRPFAPAVLCEKVHDYFHLSHDSDYMLYIAEVKEQYRADLPSIVHVDGSARVQTVKKDINRKFHKLITCFFEETKIPILLNTSLNTKGMPIVETPKDAIDLFLNCGLDLLFINNYRVSKKISS
- a CDS encoding glycerol dehydrogenase codes for the protein MLKVIQSPSKYIQGANALQSIGQFAKLLANNYFIIADDFVMKLTADAVGTSLQASELENHFSRFNGECSRHEIERLTVELKKHHCNGVIGIGGGKTLDTAKAIAHYQHIPVIVVPTIASTDAPTSALSVIYTEQGEFAEYLIYPKNPDIVLMDTAIIAKAPVRLLVAGMGDALSTYFEAQACFDAKAISMAGGASTLAAVTLARLCYETLLAEGYKAKLAVEAGVVTEAVERIIEANTYLSGIGFESSGLAAAHAIHNGFTVLEECHHLYHGEKVAFGTLAQLVLQNSSMEEIETVLSFCQQLGLPITLAEMGVSQDIEHKIRAVAEASCAEGETIHNMPFAVTADSVYAAIIVADRLGQAFLD
- a CDS encoding glycosyltransferase family 4 protein, which codes for MQGNIFPLHKKNNFKIGVIHLSTEGVQIFVGGVGSYIRGQIQALPDIVDLLSIHDIWLEPHFIEIAYSKYNIFFDADSHAHYIEKIHEMGGTFSTVPNMTLGNATGCLWPYGDAFLGDIQNWKISSAAAAAKIIDISENYDITLAFCHELPFSFTPLIASLHTAAEEINLKVIYVSHGTAFNHEMPLPNPERLMAESLPIQWAKVDANIKIGAISNFLANHLVSQYGADPHTFIPVPAGININDPWFRIRSEQEICSTLSSYGISLEYPLAITLGRGVYYKRYDLLLKAANYLGNDIHAVIVSDPVLPELSVLASQLDVRTSIINSFDRELMACLIQWRNTRVCVLSAENEPNGLIPMESRWLARKQGAILVVADSGGLSEQVEHGINGFLHIPGDAAHLAEVIHHIGQLTEFEIETIRHASATLIEEQYNWKTQILTPLRSLIPQIAALN
- the dhaK gene encoding dihydroxyacetone kinase subunit DhaK encodes the protein MKKLINSVESVLQEQIKGLVEAHPELALHQEPLFITRADAPVKGKVALMSGGGSGHEPMHCGFIGEGMLDGACPGEIFTSPTPDQMYECGQAIDGGQGVLMLIKNYTGDILNFETAAELLHAGGTAVGTVVIDDDVAVKDSLYTAGRRGVANTVIIEKLLGAAAVRGDSLDECVALGQKINNQGHSIGVALGACTVPAAGKPSFILAENEMEFGVGIHGEPGIERRPFISLNDTVDAMFQTLIDHGSYQRTLRHWDRQAEDWSETRQSKQPLAKGDRVIALVNNLGATPLSELYGVWHRLAACCADFGLTIERKLIGSYCTSLDMQGMSITLLKVDDELLSLWDAPVNTPALVKK
- a CDS encoding efflux RND transporter permease subunit encodes the protein MKLLDNYINNSTRIWLTILLLGIGGVIAYLNIGRLEDPAFTIKTAVVVTRYDGASAQQVEEEVTLPLENAIQELSYVDDVTSISSAGLSQITINIRAQYGANELPQIWDELRRKINDNSVRLPPGASAPMVNDDFGDVYGFFFSLTGDGYSNQDLRNFAEQLRRELVLVPGVGKVGIVGILPEEVQVEISRAQMTAAGITPQQLSDLLARQNVVSDAGQLQVGSESIRLHPTGEFQSVQELGNLLVSQPGSPKSVYLRDIATVTQGFGHSPTNIYRANGKPALALGISFAPNVNVVNVGNAIKARLAQLEGERPSGMHINVFYDQSHEVEGAVNGFILNFLLALLIVVVTLLIFMGVRSGIVIAISLALNVLGTLLIMWLFNIELQRVSLGALIIALSMLVDNAIVVVEGIVVGRQRGESLSTATGNVVKRSMMPLLGATVIAILAFAPIGLSNDATGEYCKSLFQVLLISLMLSWITALTLTPVFSKWAFQNQKPAKVDADKPAKQPYDGWLFRYYRVVLNKLLQYRAVTLILLAAMLVASVVGFGNVRQSFFPPSNTPIFFVDIWLPNGTDISYTEGVANKVEQYIKQQKGVADTMATIGQGAMRFMLTYNAQRHYPNYAQVMVRTEQLDQIPGLIDEIEAYMHDEYPQVDAQIKRIMFGPSNNSSIEARFIGPDPEVLRSLAAQAEKAIIADPMADGARHDWQDRSKMIRPQFSDYLGRELGVDKREVDGTLRMSFGGLPVGLYRDGTRLMPIVLRTPDSERLNAERLNDVMVWSQARLAFIPIDNVVTSFETEWEDPLIMRLDRKRTLTVQTDPTQQGGETSAELLQRIRPGVEAVQLPRGYELEWGGDYESTKEAQRGIFISLPIAFLIMFVVTVLMFSSVRNALAIWLTVPLALIGVTVGFLLTGIPFGFMALLGLLSLSGMLIRNGIVLVEEIGLQRQEKPLRDAIIDASTARLRPIMLTAFTTVLGLAPLLSDAFFQSMAVVIMFGLGFATVLTLLVLPVIYSCMNPEPKTPSHDEPVSE
- the dhaL gene encoding dihydroxyacetone kinase subunit DhaL gives rise to the protein MGLTKQQIVSWLQLCAEVFSEQRDFLTQLDTDIGDGDHGLNMNRGFNKVVEKLPSFADKDIGFILKNTGMTLLSSVGGASGPLFGTFFIRAAQSTNAKQSLDLPAVCQMFKDGVEGVVMRGKAEPGDKTMCDVWWAVVSQLEQANQQGVPLVDALQQTVASAQQALAGTITMQARKGRASYLGERSIGHQDPGATSAMLMMQALWQVASH